A window of Phragmites australis chromosome 2, lpPhrAust1.1, whole genome shotgun sequence genomic DNA:
CTACTCTTCCGTATTAAATTACACCAAAATTCCCAAGATCCTGGATTTGAATCGATTATTGTGAAAATGTTTGTTTTTGCCACTAAATTTATTGCGCACACAAAGTACCAAGACTGAGCTTACAGGACGAACATTAAACCCAAAACGAACCATTTCTAAAAGGTTAGTAACAGGAGGGCATGCAGAAACTGCAAATGTAATAAGACCATGCTGAAAAAGTTTTGAAGCCACAAAAAGGAAAAGGTTACCTGATGGCACAGCTTGAACTGAACTAGGACAAGGTCGCCCAGTGAACCTAGTAGATGTCACTCATACTCAAATTGTACATCAACATGCACATACTTCCTCATGAGACAGACTATAAATGaggtgaagcttgctaacatctGGCACTCATCTCGTGTTTTTGCCTCAGAAAGAACACCATGAATAACAAGTTTTTTGAGATTTGGACACCTTTTGATCATACCAAACACCCAGGGTCCGAAGTGCTCACTTATTACTGTCCAACCAAGTTCCAGAACTGAAACATTCTCCAGTGGCGATGATCTGTGCAGGCTGTAGTGGAGTAACCCATCTCGTAATTCATAACTCAGTGCAAGATGCCTAAGAAGAGGAAATGAAACAGATATAGTTTCTGAGTCCACAATCTCATCCTCGTCGTCAAACACAGCACCCCAAAACCGTAGCATTCGCAAGTTGGATGCTCTGGATATCATACTATATAACTTTGGCCAGACTATAGTGAAGTTGCTTACGTCTACTACCTCTAGATGATCAGTACTGTCTCCAATATCCAAATGTGTAACACTGACATCATCGATCTTAAGATGCTTAAGTATTCCTTTCCCGATAAGCTCGAACAAATCAAGGTTCAAAGCATTCAGGTGCAGAACCTCCAAGTTATCAGCATCAAGTATGATTTTGTCTACACCTACTGAATTTGCAAAGAGGCTCTTCAATGTATGGCTTGTGAGCTCTATTGTAGACTGTGGATCTGAAGTGACAATCTCAAGGACATCAAGTGCTAGTAACTCTATCTTTGGGCAAGCAGCAACTAAAAGGCTCAAATCCAAGGCTGAAATGCTGACATGCCTCAAGGAAAGGGATTTCAGACAGGTGAACCTCTGACAGCTTGGTTCAACACCTGTGATTGTGTTATGGTCCAAATCTAACACTTCGAGCTTCTGCCTACCACACTTTTCCAGAATGTGCACATTAGGGATCGTCCTGACATTGTAAGACAAGCTCCGGAGTGTCTCCCTGGTATACATGAGCCATGCAATCACAGGTGCTGCGGAGAACTCATGGGTGTTATCGATATGAATTGAAAGGCATTGCAGCCCCATAGTCTGAAATATAGTCTGTGTGATGACAATCTCCAGCTGGCGTGTAGTCATGTCCCGAGGAAAGTCGTCGGAATTGAAGGACAACAAACGGAGGTGCCTCCTGCAGGCATCCCGCCACTTACGACATACCGCAGAGGCGACCATGACATTGCATGCAGCACCAAGATGGGAAAGAATGTTGCCAATCACTTCGACAGGGAGGTGCTCCATATTTCGCACCCAAAGAAGGAACCACCCAACCCTATCAACTAAAATCTAATGAAGAGTTTTCTCCATCGCAACCAACGCAGTCTTGTAGCATGGAGTTACAAACATTTCAGATGCACATATCAATTGTAGGTTCAGACCTCATCACCTTCCTTCCCTGCAAAATGGCAATAATAATTAGCAAGTAACGCCAATGATATAGTAAAATCAGCATATAATTTCCAAAGACTTTGTCAAAGCTCAGGTTCAGCGACTGAGATACCAAAATTTCCGGTAACGCTATGATCCACCCAACTAATTTTGAACTAACCAACACAATCAAAAGCAGACTTGGCTACCAATCGGCGGCTTCCCGGTGAGAAAAATCCTGGAGTGGAATTGGTCGGGAAATTAAATCCCTCTCAGTCCCCTTGGAAAATTGCCACTCCGAATCTAGATCGAGATCAGCTTATTTAGATGCAGAATTGAAAATTTATGATGCAATTCCTCAACTGGAACATCGAAAGGGGAGATAGTACGATTGGATCATGAAATTTCATCATACAATTCTTTAATTCGAACACGAATCCAATTTCCAACCCAAACAAACAAGTGAGGGACAAAAGGGGCAGGGGAGAGAGGGAGCCGACCTTGATCGGAATGGCGAGAGAAAGACGATGAGACCAGTGACGATAGCCGCGGCGTGCCCGAGAACTCGGGCTTTGGCTGCGCGCTATCGCCGGATCTGCGCATCACAAGCCGGTTCGTCGTGGCGGCACCTCAGATCGACTTCACCCAGCAACCCCTGTCCAAATCGTCGCGTCTTGCTCTACTCCGGCTGCCGCCCGAGGCGCCACCGTCTTCGTCTAAGGACCCGTGCGGTGGACGCGCCCGGGTGAAGGCCGGGCAGAGGCAGCGGTAGCAGCGCAGGTCGCGAGGACGGGAGACGCGGCGGGTGCGGCGCTGACTCTCAAGTCTCGAGGCCGAGACGTCGGACACGGCGCTGAATCGCGACCACTGCGGCGTCGCGGCGAGAGGATAGAGGCGATCGCCCGCCGCACACAAATTGGTTGAAGTTACagacctccggcggtaaccgaaaatttaCGATAATCGCAGTTATCGGTcagttaaaaattaaaaaaattaggaaaaattttatttaataaaatttgaaatttaaaaaaaatattgattttagccgttcggtagtTACCGAGtggttttcttgaatttttcgtattgtcggtaaccgttcggttttcttAGTAATCGTtcggttttcttgatttattggacggttttctcgatttttaatgaagtttaaaaaaaattcaaaaattatcttaatcttctaaaatcaataattaattcatccgagcttcaaatccagtgaaacatattttgttggtttccttgtgacattatctacatgataaaagtatttatactcataaaaaatttcaaaattttctgtgaaaaattgtatttgttaaaccaagttaaatgcatagtttactctttgctaatccaaaaatcatgaaactaattttgttagttttcttacatgatcctatgtcttttaaaaatacatgaactcatgaattagttattgtaacatgcatgattgtgtaaatgtgttgcgactagattaattcataactgacccatcacacctcaaaaattagtgaaaccactttcattagcttatttatactatgatttacataggaaaaataatagtagacatgaaaaagttaattacagtgttgtttcttaacatattcactttatgcttgtgaactttgtaaaaaccatagagaaattaataaaactctaaataaagtgaaatcaattttaaagattctattaaaatacgttttacacaagaaaaatatgtgtttgcatgttacactttttcttaatatgagttaataactgagccgcacgcttgaatttttttcatttttttaaaacttacTCCCTTTAGAATATAATgtaaacgacattatttttgaaaaaaaattcgcAGAAGAtattagaattgtgtctagtttttttaagattttttttgattttttttttatttttttgaatttgttgaattcaaattcggttaccgttcggtttctaaaaccggaccggaccgagaagttcggtaaccgtgatttttggacggttaccgacgcatttgtgaaccgtgcCGCACACCCgggtaaaagaaaaaaatcaagggACGAGGCGTGGACCACAGTAAAGAGCAGATTGGGCCGAGAAGTTTCATCGTTTAAGCTCAGCCGATCGCGTGTCCGAGACGGGCCGGGACCGTCTCTAGgaatttatatatattcttttcaaatttttcaagattacatCTCCATTCCAAAAATAATAAATCTATCCTACTGTCGCCCGTTCAATGGCGACAACAAAGTCTCACCCATTGAATATGCGACATCTTATAAGCCCCGGTTGGTAGCGTATTTGATAATCGGGTAGGAAGATATCGCGGACG
This region includes:
- the LOC133909216 gene encoding F-box/LRR-repeat protein At1g67190-like, with amino-acid sequence MEHLPVEVIGNILSHLGAACNVMVASAVCRKWRDACRRHLRLLSFNSDDFPRDMTTRQLEIVITQTIFQTMGLQCLSIHIDNTHEFSAAPVIAWLMYTRETLRSLSYNVRTIPNVHILEKCGRQKLEVLDLDHNTITGVEPSCQRFTCLKSLSLRHVSISALDLSLLVAACPKIELLALDVLEIVTSDPQSTIELTSHTLKSLFANSVGVDKIILDADNLEVLHLNALNLDLFELIGKGILKHLKIDDVSVTHLDIGDSTDHLEVVDVSNFTIVWPKLYSMISRASNLRMLRFWGAVFDDEDEIVDSETISVSFPLLRHLALSYELRDGLLHYSLHRSSPLENVSVLELGWTVISEHFGPWVFGMIKRCPNLKKLVIHGVLSEAKTRDECQMLASFTSFIVCLMRKYVHVDVQFEYE